One region of Arthrobacter sp. StoSoilB22 genomic DNA includes:
- a CDS encoding deoxyribose-phosphate aldolase, which translates to MSANDDPRRYEHLSRIRLEDPEAVARAAATRRRHPGLKHNTQNFIVAADHPARGALAVGPQPMAMADRRDLLDRLQIALANPAVDGILASPDIMDDLLLLGALEGKLVFGSMNRGGLAGLVNEFDDRFTGHTAAALEALGADGGKMLTRICLGDPDTVATLEATAKAIDSLAERKLIAMVEPFLSVRDAHGKVRNDLRADAVIKSVGIAEGLGSTSAYTWMKLPVVAEMERVMASTTMPTVLLGGDPDGSQDEVFASWQAALALPGVRGLTVGRTLLYPHDGDVAGAVATAASLLNNTAPVAAAADKRTLADRIPVKVSE; encoded by the coding sequence TTGAGCGCCAACGATGACCCCCGCCGTTACGAGCATTTGAGCCGTATCAGGTTGGAGGACCCCGAGGCCGTGGCCCGCGCTGCAGCCACCCGCCGCCGTCACCCCGGCCTGAAACACAACACGCAGAACTTCATCGTCGCTGCAGACCATCCTGCCCGCGGCGCCCTCGCCGTTGGTCCACAGCCCATGGCCATGGCGGATCGCAGGGACCTCCTGGACCGTCTGCAGATTGCCTTGGCGAACCCTGCCGTTGATGGCATCCTCGCCTCGCCGGACATCATGGACGACCTCCTGTTGCTGGGGGCCTTGGAAGGCAAACTCGTCTTCGGTTCCATGAACCGTGGTGGACTGGCCGGCCTGGTCAACGAGTTCGATGACCGTTTCACCGGCCATACTGCCGCTGCGCTGGAAGCGCTCGGTGCCGATGGCGGCAAAATGCTCACACGCATCTGCCTCGGCGACCCGGACACTGTGGCCACTCTTGAAGCCACGGCGAAAGCCATCGATTCGCTGGCCGAGCGCAAGCTCATCGCTATGGTTGAGCCGTTCCTCTCTGTCCGTGATGCGCACGGAAAGGTCCGCAACGACCTCCGTGCAGATGCCGTGATCAAGTCTGTGGGTATTGCCGAGGGCCTTGGTTCCACTAGCGCCTATACCTGGATGAAGCTCCCGGTGGTGGCTGAGATGGAACGCGTCATGGCGTCCACCACCATGCCCACTGTGTTGTTGGGTGGTGACCCTGACGGAAGTCAGGACGAGGTGTTCGCCAGCTGGCAGGCAGCTCTGGCATTGCCAGGCGTCCGCGGCCTCACGGTGGGCAGGACGTTGCTTTACCCGCACGACGGCGATGTGGCGGGTGCCGTTGCGACTGCGGCCTCGCTGCTGAACAACACTGCGCCCGTGGCCGCCGCTGCGGACAAGCGCACCTTGGCAGACCGTATTCCAGTGAAAGTATCGGAGTAG
- a CDS encoding LysR family transcriptional regulator codes for MLNDESLDLFDIRRLALLVEVVEQGSITAAADIMMYSPSAVSQQLRKLEQEVGQPLLNRRSRGVVPTEAGQVLAGHARKIVGQMRAARSDLGQIAGLNRGSLTVGTFPTLAGSFLPLVIRAFKKRYPAIGLSVRSARFDELVSDLESGVTGLCLLWDYPWNRFNDESIRVTEVFQESTVILVAKGHPLADRDEVTMKDLRKESWIVRAEAHPVVEVLQRSAHDAGFEPNIGFLANDYQEAQAMVSVGMGVAMVPKTAVALQHPDVRVLSLGAEAPLRRVLLAQRQDKVYAPAEVAFHSTLLEIARERGNDYL; via the coding sequence ATGCTTAACGATGAAAGTTTGGATTTATTTGATATCCGGCGACTTGCCCTCCTGGTGGAGGTGGTGGAACAGGGATCGATCACCGCGGCGGCGGACATCATGATGTATTCGCCATCGGCTGTCTCGCAGCAGCTGCGCAAATTGGAGCAGGAAGTGGGGCAGCCCCTGCTCAACCGGCGGTCCCGCGGTGTTGTCCCCACGGAGGCGGGGCAGGTGCTGGCAGGACATGCGCGGAAGATCGTGGGACAGATGCGCGCCGCCCGGTCCGACCTTGGCCAGATTGCCGGTTTGAACCGCGGCTCATTGACGGTTGGCACGTTCCCTACACTGGCCGGTTCATTTTTGCCCTTAGTGATCCGCGCCTTCAAGAAGCGCTACCCGGCGATTGGTCTCTCAGTGCGCAGCGCCCGCTTCGATGAATTGGTCTCGGACCTCGAATCCGGAGTGACCGGGTTGTGCTTGCTCTGGGACTACCCCTGGAACCGCTTCAACGACGAATCCATTCGGGTCACGGAAGTCTTCCAAGAGAGCACGGTGATCCTTGTGGCCAAGGGGCACCCTTTGGCCGATCGCGACGAGGTGACCATGAAAGACCTCCGAAAGGAATCGTGGATAGTCCGCGCAGAGGCGCACCCGGTAGTGGAGGTACTTCAACGCTCCGCCCACGACGCCGGCTTTGAACCAAACATCGGATTCCTTGCCAACGATTACCAAGAGGCTCAAGCCATGGTCAGCGTCGGCATGGGGGTGGCGATGGTCCCCAAGACAGCGGTGGCCTTGCAGCATCCGGATGTCAGGGTCCTCAGCCTAGGGGCCGAGGCACCCCTGCGCCGGGTTCTCTTGGCCCAACGCCAGGACAAGGTCTATGCGCCTGCGGAGGTGGCGTTCCACTCCACCCTGTTGGAAATAGCCCGTGAACGAGGCAACGACTATCTCTGA
- the iolC gene encoding 5-dehydro-2-deoxygluconokinase has translation MTHELLTIGRISVDIYPNDIGVDLEDVTSFGKYLGGSPSNVAVAAARHGRRAGVITRTGDDAFGNYLHRELHKFNVDDSFVSAVKEYPTAVTFCAIKPATDEFPLYFYGRFPSAPDLQIKAAELDLAAIRDAGIFWSTVTGLCQEPSREAHIKAHQARPRAGLKQGQFTILDLDYRPMFWASEAEARTEVAKVLPHVTVAIGNDKECAVAVGEGTPDEQADRLLDAGVEIAVVKLGAEGVMAKTRTERVVSAPVPVETVNGLGAGDSFGGAFCHGLLSGWPLSEVLDYANASGAIVASRLSCADAMPTPDEVTSLLTERGRPIPGAASAAATVGASTLAEGAVR, from the coding sequence GTGACCCACGAACTGCTTACGATCGGGCGCATCAGCGTTGATATCTACCCGAACGACATCGGAGTGGACCTTGAGGACGTAACGTCCTTTGGGAAATACCTTGGAGGTTCGCCCTCCAACGTAGCCGTCGCCGCGGCGCGTCACGGCCGACGCGCGGGCGTCATCACCCGTACCGGCGATGACGCCTTCGGAAACTACCTGCACCGGGAACTGCACAAGTTCAATGTGGACGATTCTTTCGTCTCCGCGGTCAAGGAATACCCCACGGCGGTGACCTTCTGCGCGATCAAACCGGCCACGGACGAATTCCCACTCTACTTTTACGGCCGTTTTCCCTCGGCACCGGACCTGCAGATCAAGGCTGCAGAGCTGGACCTGGCGGCCATCCGTGACGCCGGCATTTTCTGGTCCACCGTCACCGGCCTGTGCCAGGAACCCAGCCGCGAAGCCCACATCAAAGCCCATCAGGCCCGGCCCCGTGCCGGACTGAAGCAAGGTCAGTTCACCATCTTGGATCTGGACTACCGTCCCATGTTCTGGGCCTCCGAAGCCGAAGCCCGCACCGAAGTTGCCAAGGTCCTCCCTCACGTCACTGTTGCCATTGGAAACGATAAGGAATGTGCAGTTGCCGTAGGTGAGGGCACCCCTGACGAGCAGGCGGACCGCCTACTGGATGCCGGCGTCGAAATTGCCGTCGTGAAGCTTGGCGCGGAAGGCGTGATGGCCAAAACCCGCACCGAGCGCGTGGTCTCCGCCCCTGTCCCGGTGGAAACCGTCAATGGCCTGGGTGCCGGCGACTCCTTTGGCGGCGCCTTCTGTCACGGGCTGCTGTCCGGTTGGCCGCTGTCCGAGGTCCTGGACTACGCGAACGCCTCCGGTGCGATCGTCGCCTCACGCCTCTCCTGCGCTGATGCCATGCCGACGCCGGACGAGGTCACCTCGCTGCTCACTGAACGAGGCCGCCCCATCCCCGGTGCGGCTTCGGCAGCTGCCACAGTCGGAGCCTCCACCCTTGCAGAAGGAGCAGTTCGTTGA
- a CDS encoding tautomerase family protein, translating to MPLVRIDVNQGRTPEELTALSRAVHDAILAEYGIPERDYFHILTEHPQGQIIAQDAGLGFERTSGMVMIQIFTQGGRSQDAKSSLFAAIASSLAEVGVPGEDVFVGYVENSPGDWSFGFGRSQYVTGELAVPSR from the coding sequence ATGCCGCTTGTTCGAATCGACGTCAATCAAGGCCGCACCCCGGAGGAATTGACCGCGCTGAGCCGCGCTGTTCACGATGCCATCCTTGCGGAATATGGGATACCGGAGCGCGATTACTTCCACATTCTCACCGAGCATCCCCAGGGTCAGATTATTGCCCAGGACGCCGGCCTCGGGTTTGAGCGCACTTCCGGGATGGTGATGATCCAGATCTTTACGCAGGGTGGCCGCAGCCAGGATGCCAAGAGTTCGTTATTTGCGGCAATCGCCAGCAGTCTGGCTGAGGTGGGAGTGCCGGGTGAGGACGTCTTTGTGGGCTATGTGGAGAACTCGCCAGGTGACTGGTCGTTCGGCTTTGGCCGCAGTCAGTATGTCACAGGCGAGCTGGCCGTGCCGAGCAGGTAA
- a CDS encoding PrpF domain-containing protein — protein sequence MKIEAEWMRGGTSKCWVFETEHLDTANANLDDLLPRLFGSPDTRQIDGVGGATSTTSKAMILSRPANPGVDVEFTFAQVGIEEATVDWGSNCGNCSAVVGLYAIEKGWVVPDADSTRIVTRNTNTGQIIIQRVSTPAGALPITPDAHMPGVVFPGYKVGLGFQDPAGKTTGHLLPTGEASDTIMAGGTRWTVSMVDAGAPVVIVRAEELGLDTARYETWKASVELHLDTLDVIRRQAAVRMGMAATPAEAARAVPKLAIVGPPTGPECDVNVMMLSMGKPHPALAITGSIALTLATRTPGTVMNDITGDAPQAVLKLRTPAGVIETWSEELDGSLLVGVDRTARTIASSIIHLPETLGNVVEASLATATR from the coding sequence ATGAAGATCGAAGCTGAATGGATGCGCGGAGGAACCAGCAAGTGCTGGGTCTTTGAAACTGAACACCTGGATACGGCCAACGCCAACCTGGACGATCTCCTGCCACGACTCTTTGGAAGCCCCGATACCCGGCAAATCGATGGGGTGGGCGGGGCTACATCGACTACCAGTAAGGCAATGATCCTCAGCCGACCGGCGAACCCGGGGGTGGACGTCGAATTCACCTTCGCCCAGGTGGGCATCGAGGAGGCCACCGTTGACTGGGGCAGCAACTGCGGGAACTGCTCCGCCGTCGTCGGCCTCTACGCCATCGAGAAAGGCTGGGTCGTGCCCGACGCCGATTCCACCCGCATCGTCACCCGTAACACCAACACGGGCCAGATCATCATCCAGCGGGTTTCCACACCTGCCGGCGCGCTGCCGATCACCCCGGACGCGCACATGCCCGGCGTCGTGTTTCCCGGCTACAAAGTCGGTCTTGGCTTCCAAGATCCGGCCGGCAAGACCACCGGACATCTGCTCCCCACGGGTGAGGCGTCAGACACGATCATGGCCGGCGGAACCCGCTGGACCGTATCGATGGTGGATGCCGGCGCCCCGGTAGTCATCGTCCGGGCCGAGGAACTTGGACTGGACACAGCCCGCTACGAGACGTGGAAGGCCAGCGTGGAATTGCACCTGGATACCCTGGACGTCATCCGTCGTCAGGCAGCGGTCCGAATGGGAATGGCAGCAACTCCAGCCGAAGCCGCACGCGCCGTTCCCAAGCTCGCAATCGTCGGCCCACCCACCGGGCCGGAGTGCGACGTCAACGTCATGATGCTGTCGATGGGCAAGCCCCATCCGGCGTTGGCCATCACCGGCAGCATCGCCCTCACACTCGCCACCCGCACCCCGGGCACGGTAATGAACGACATCACCGGCGACGCACCCCAGGCAGTCCTGAAACTGCGGACACCTGCCGGCGTCATCGAAACCTGGAGCGAGGAACTAGATGGGTCCCTTCTGGTGGGCGTAGACCGAACAGCGCGCACCATCGCCTCCAGCATCATTCACCTCCCGGAGACTCTCGGCAACGTCGTCGAAGCCTCACTAGCAACAGCCACTCGATGA